One genomic region from Entelurus aequoreus isolate RoL-2023_Sb linkage group LG14, RoL_Eaeq_v1.1, whole genome shotgun sequence encodes:
- the LOC133665439 gene encoding cysteine-rich and transmembrane domain-containing protein 1-like, producing the protein MSAHPPPYAPPPPAPGLSPPGTYPSLPYQAADSSYYHYVTPPPGYQTNYYGGPSGHPLSWDAPKPYGGPPKNTVYVVEDNQEARHGGGTLKSCLSACSTVLCCCCIWDLLTRNFG; encoded by the exons ATGAGTGCACACCCGCCCCCGTATGCTCCGCCTCCTCCGGCCCCAG GCTTGAGCCCGCCCGGAACATACCCCAGCCTCCCTTACCAG GCAGCAGACTCCTCCTACTACCACTACGTGACTCCGCCTCCTGGCTACCAGACCAATTATTATGGCGGGCCTTCTGGGCACCCCCTTAGTTGGGACGCTCCGAAGCCCTATGGGGGTCCACCCAAGAACACAG TGTACGTGGTAGAAGACAACCAGGAGGCGCGCCATGGCGGCGGAACTTTGAAGTCATGCTTGTCAGCGTGCTCCACTGTGCTGTGCTGTTGTTGTATTTGGGACCTGCTGACCCGCAACTTCGGCTGA